The DNA sequence TCGCCGTAGCGAGCAACCAAGGGACCAAGCGCCATGATAGACGCACGCATGGTTTTTACTAGCTCGTAAGGGGCAACAAAGTCATTGGCTTTACCCGCTTTAACGATCACCGTTTCACCGTCTACTTCAACTTCTCGGCCTAGATGCTCCAACATTTTGCAAGTAGTACCAATATCTCTTAGTTGAGGCACGTTATGCAGGGTGACCTGTTCTTCACATAACAAAGTCGCGAATAAGATCGGCAGGGCCGCATTTTTCGCTCCAGAGATCACCACTTCGCCTTCTAGACGACAGCCGCCTTCAATTCTAAACTTATCCACAACAACTCCTACTACAGTTGGCCAAATTTTTGTTGTTTTTGCCATTCATCAGGAGTGAAAGCCTTGATCCCTAAAGCGTGAATTTCATTACTCGCAATGTATTCTTTTAATGGTGCATATACCGCTTGCTGTTTCTTAACGCGCGACAGATCCGTAAACATTGCACCAACAGCAACAACCTGAAAGTGATTACCTTCGCCCGTTACTTGCACATGCTCTAGCTCAAGCGCTTGCATTAATAATTGTTCAATTTGTTCTGGTTGCATGATTACGCTCCGGCAAAGTGCTTTATTCTTCAAATG is a window from the Agarivorans sp. TSD2052 genome containing:
- a CDS encoding BolA family protein; translation: MQPEQIEQLLMQALELEHVQVTGEGNHFQVVAVGAMFTDLSRVKKQQAVYAPLKEYIASNEIHALGIKAFTPDEWQKQQKFGQL